TGCATGATCGTTGACGCGCGAGTCTTGGCGCCGGCGTGGACATTTGCCGCGCTGCGGACTATGACTCCAGCAATGGGAAGTCCCCCAAGCGCACCGGAAACGATGTTGGAGGCACCCTGCCCAATCAACTCGCGGTCGAAGTCGGTGCGCGGGCCGTGGTGCAGTCGGTCGATCGATACCGCAGTCAGCAGACTCTGCACGCTGGTGATGAGCGTCACCGTGATGATGCCGACGACGACGGCGGCCCAATTCCCCTGCGGTATCCCCGGCAGCTGCACCGCTTCCAACACCGACCCGTCCAACTCGATCCGGGAAACCCGGAACGGGAACGCCAGTGAAACGGCCGTCACCACCACGATCGCAACCAGCGGACCGGGCACGGCAGCCACTTTGGCGGGCATCCACCGCCAAGCCACCATGATGCCAATCACAACCAATCCCAACAGGACTCCTGGCTTGTGCGCATTGGCGATCTGGTGTGGCAGCTCGACGACGTTGTTCCAAGCCGTGCTTTTGGACTCCCCGCCGAGCAATACGTGCGCTTGCTGAAGCGCAATAGTGATCCCGATCCCCGCCAGCATCGCGTGCACGACGACGGGCGAAATCGCCAACGCGGCCCGTGCCACCCTGCTGAGGCCCAGTAGAACCTGCATGATCCCCGCACACACTGTGATGAAACACGTTATTTTCCAGCCGAATTGGCCGACCAGCTCGGCCACCACGACAGTCAGGCCTGCTGCCGGGCCGCTGACCTGCAACGGCGAACCGCCGATAGCTCCGCCCACGATCCCGCCGACGATCGCAGCGATCAGACCGGCAAGAACCGGCGCGTTGGACGCGATGGCGATTCCTAGCGACAGCGGCAGCGCGACCAGGAAGACCACCAGCGACGCGGACAAGTCGTGGCGAAATACCGGGTCCAACCGCTCCCGCAACGACGCGGACCGTCGCTGCGTCGCCCGTCGCTCGGGCTGCTCCATGAGTTGCATCGGTCCCTCCCTCGGTCGTTTACCTGGGGGACGTTCCGATAGGCGCCCCGACTCGTGCTAGTCGACATCGGCGTAACACGCTCACACACAGGCGAATACACAGTCCACCAACATCATTGTTGGGCCACGCCTGGGTTCTGGTCGACGGTATGTGCGCTTGCGACGCGGGTCAACCTGACTAGCCGGGCACATATCGAATGCAAATCTTCTTGGCCGAGTCGTTATAAATTCGCAATTACCCGTGACAAATAACCGCCATCACTTTGAATCCTTTGCAACGCTGTTGATTTCGACCACACCCCGTCAAGCGGGACCGCGACCGTCACCCGCCAGCTGCAACAACAGTCGCGTCCCGCCCAGCGGGCTGGCGTGCAGAGATGCCGTCCCGCCGTGCAATTCGGCTTGTTGAGCCACCAGCGCCAGGCCCAACCCCGAACCCGAACGCGACGCCGTCGAGCCGCGGGAGAAGCGTGCGAATACTGCGGTGCGTTCATCCTCGGGAACGCCGGCACCGTCGTCGTCGATCGCAATTTCCACACCCTTGCTGGAACTGCCTACGGTGAGTTGAATTTTGGAGGCACCACCGTGTTTGACGGCGTTGGCAATCGCGTTGTCGATCACCAGCCGCAGACCCGTAGGCAAGCCCACCATCAACACCGTGGGCGACGGCACCAGCGACACCTCCACGTCGGGGTAGATACGCAGCGCGTCATGCGCGGCTCGATCCAACAGCTCGGTGATGTCGAACGGGACGAAGTCATCAACGGTTGTCAGCTCACCCTGCGCCAGGCGTTCCAGTGCCGTCAGCGTCGCTTCGATGCGGCTCTGGGTCCGAATGACGTCGCCGATGACCTCCTGGCGCTGCTCGGCGGCCAACTCCAGGGTGGACAGCACCTCCAAGTTGGTGCGCATTGCCGTCAGCGGGGTGCGCAATTCGTGCGAGGCGACGGCGGCGAAGTCGCGTGCCGACTCCAGTGCCGCGCGGGTGCGCTGTTGCTCGTTGCCGATGCGGGCCAGCATCTGTTCGACCGCCTCGGCGATTTCGACGGCCTCCCGCACCCCGCGAACCTGGACCTCGTCCGGACTCGACTGGGCGTTGATCGCGCGGGCTTGCCGGGCAAGCAGCACAAAGGGATTGACCATGATCAACGAGATCACCCAGCCGACCAGGAACGTGCCGCCGATGACGCCGGCACAGATCAGCAGCACACGCAAGTGCAGTTCGTTGATGCGGTGCTGGGCTTCTGCCAACGGTGCGGCCAACGCGATCGAGGCCGGCCCGGCCTCAAAGGTGCGCACGCGGTACTGCACACCGTTGATAGTGGTGTTGGCATATCCGTTGGCAAGCTTGGGCAGCACGATGTCGCTGGGCAACGACACCGTCACGGGCCCGACGCGCACCGTACGAACCAGGTTGCCGTCCGGCGTGGGCCGATTGGGGCCGGATTGCTGGGGGCTGTTGAGCAGCGTGTCGATATCCCCGAGGCTGCTGACGGAATCCAGGCGGCGATCGAGCTGGCTGTATTGGTCATTGGTGACCCCCACCCATACCCAGACGCCCAGCGTGACGACGAGGGCGATCACGCCCAACTGCGCGACGATGACAATCGTGCGCAACGACAGCACACGCATCGGCAGCCGGATCTTCTTCAACGAGCGGATGTTGTGCTCCCTTGCTGATTGGCGGCCATCCCGGCCCATTATCGTCGTCGCGTCCGACCGACTCGGGCTCATCAGAGGGCCAACTCACCGGGCAGCCCGTCGCCGAGTGCGGCTTGTGCGAGCAGTTCGCCCAACACCGGCCCGAATTTCATCAGGTTGCTGCCGACGAACCCGACCACGCGGCCCCGGCGAACGGCCAGCCATCCGTCACCGCCCGCATCGAGCCACGGCGCACGCACCGTGACGCAGTCGACCTGCCCCACCGGGGACAGCGACGGGAACAGCGCCCGCACGCCGGCCGGGTCCGGCGACTCCTGTCCAAACGCCCAACGGCCGGTGCTGCCCAGCGGCAGCCCGTACCCTTCGGGCGCCGACAGGCAGGCGGCGCCGGTGGCGTCGGCGCCTTGGTAGGTGAATCGCGTGTGCGGCGCGAACTCGACGTCGAGTGGACCCAGCAGTTCCGTGGTCTGGGCGCCTGCGCATACCAAAACTCCGTCGCCACGGGTGACGGCGCCATCCGCCAGACGCACCGAGCCGTCGTCGCCGAGTGAGACCACGCGGTCACGCCGAATCTCGACCCGGGCGGCCAATGCCGTCAGTGCCCGGCGGATGCGCAGGCTGCCGCCCAGCGGATCGAAGACCCCGGCCGCCCAGTGAGCTGCCACGAACGGGATGTGAGCTTGGATGCCGGGGCCGTCGAGCCAGGAGAAGTCGGCGCCGGCCTCGGTCAGCGCCGCCACCGTCGCCGCCGGCGGGGCCGCCGCGATGAAACCTTCGGACCCGAGCAGCCGCCCGGCACCCAACTCGCTCTCCCAACGTCGCCAACCGTCACGGGCCCGCATCGCGAGCCTGCACAGCGCTGGGCGCCGATGGGCGATGCGGAAGATGCGTGCCAGTCCCGCGGACTGCTCGGCGAAGGGCTCGCCGCGCTCAAAGACGACCACGCGCTCGCCGCCCCGGGACAATTCGTAGGCGGCGGCCAGCCCGCATATCCCCGCCCCGACGACGACGATCATCCGACAGCCTCGTCAATGCCCGATGCGGCAACCAAACTCCGGTTCATCGCACCACCTCGCGGTGACCGGCGTCCACACGGCGAGTCCAGCCCCGCGTATCGAGGTGTTCCAGCAGCGGAATGGCCACCCGTCGAGTGGTGCCGAGTGCCTGCCGGGCCGCGCTGGTGGTGAACGGCTGCTCGAGGCGGGCCAGCTCGCGCATTGCCAGCGCGGGGGCGGTGGGCAGCAGGACCACTCCGTCGCGCAGCCGCAGCACCCGGCCGGCCCGCTCGGCCGCCGCCAATTCGCGGGCGGACAGCCGCCATGCCGCCAGGTCGTCGGCCTCCGGTGCATGGAAAGGATCGGCACCCAGCCGCTCTTCCAACTTCCGCACCCCCACCTCGGCGTCGCCCAGATCGTCGCGTGCGCCGGCCAGCCGGATATGGCCGCCCTGCTGCTCAAGGCCCGCGTCCCGGATGACCGCATCCAGCAGCGCCGCGTCCGGCAGAGCCAGCAGATCGCGGGCGGCGCCGCGAGAAATCCCTTCCGCCAACGGATCTCGAGCATGCAGCTCCTCAACGGCGGCGCGCAGGCGATGTTGCCAGGCTTCATACGTCGCGCCGTGTACCCACCAGCCGTCCAGGATCCGCACCCCCGCTGGCGCCGTGGTCTGCAACGCCGGTAAACCCAGCCGACGCAGATGGCTTGCTCGCACCGCACCACGGCGGGCCACCTCCGACGCCAGGTCTCCGGCGGCGTCCATTCCGCTCAGGGTTACCGCCCTGCGGGTGCCGTCGCCGCGTCGGCGCAACGCCGGCGGGTCGGCGTCGAGCACCCGGGCACCGCCCAGTACCCGGTGGCCGCCCGGGTCGCGCAGCACCAGCCGGTCGCCCAGCACCAGCGGCAGCTGCCGGCCGAACGTGAGCCGGGCGTGGTCTGCGTCGAACGGCCGTAGCCGCGCCGGCACGGCCGCGGTCCCGACGTGCACGACGAGTTGCGCCGGCGCTTCGGTCAGGGGGCCGCCGGTGGTGCGGCGAACGTCGAGGGTGCCGGTGCTCGGCCATGCGTCGGGGGTGACGAGCGCGTGCCCGCGCTGAACGACCGCACGGGATACTCCGCGCAGATTCAGCGCGACGCGCGCCACCGGACCCAGCGCGGGGCGGGGCTCGCCGCGGCTTTGCAAACCACGAATCACCACCGACTGACGCTGCTCGGCACCGAGCAGCTCGAGCCGGTCGCCAGTGGCTACGGTCCCGGCCGTGAGGGTTCCGGTGACGACGGTGCCCGCGCCGGTGATGGTGAACGATCGGTCCACCCACAGACGCACCCGCGCGGTGGTCTCCGGCGCGGGCAGCCGCGCGAGCACCTCGTCGAGGGTGTCACGCAGCTCGGTCAGCCCGATCCCGGTGACGGCCGAGACCACGACGCCGGGCGCATCGCACAACCCGGTGCCGGCCAGCTCGTCGCGGGCCTGGGCCAGGACTGCGGCGGCGCGATCGGGAGCTCGATCGGCCCGGGTGACCGCGATCAGTCCGTGCTCGATACCCAGCGCCGCGAGTGCGTCGCGGTGGTCGCTGGACTGCGCCTGCCAACCCTCGTCCGCGGCGACAACGAAGCAGACCACCGGTGCGGGCCCGAGGCCGGCCAGGGTGTTGGCGAGGAAGCGTTGGTGGCCAGGCACGTCGACGAAGGCCACCTCACGGCCGGACGGCAAGGTGGTCCAGGCGAAGCCCAGGTCGATGGTCAAGCCCCGCCGCTGCTCCTCTTCCCACCGATCCGGCTCCATGCCGGTCAGGGCGCGCAACAGAGTGCTCTTGCCATGATCGACGTGGCCGGCGGTGGCCACGACACGAGAGACAGCAGAGATAGCAGAAACCGTGGTGCTCAGCGGTCCGCCTCGGATATCGCGGCCAGCGCGGCGGACACGGCGGCCAGCAAGCGGTCGTCGTCGGACTCCGGGATGCAGCGCAGATCGACCAGGCACGCGCCGTCGTGCACGCGCGGCAGTACCGCGGGCTCGCCGACGCGCAGGGCTGCCGCGGCGGCTACGGGCAGCTGGACCGCCCAGCCCGGCAACGGCACCCCCGGAGCGCCGCCGCCGCCGACCCGCCCGTCGTGCGCGACGACGGCGGCGCCGACCGTCTCGGCGAGACGCTGCGCTCGCTCGCGCAGCCGCCCGGGATCGGCGTGCAGCGCCTGCGCGACCGGCGACCCGCCGGCCCGGATCGTGGCCTCGAGCGCGGCGAGGGTGAGCTTGTCGGCGCGGACCGCGCGCGCCAGCGGATGCCGGGCCAGCCGCTGGACTACCTCGGCGCGGCCCAGCACGATGCCCGCTTGGGGCCCGCCCAGCAATTTGTCACCGCTGGCCGTCACGATGTCGGCGCCGTCGGCGAGCGTGGTCGCGGCGTCCGGCTCGCCGGGTAGCAGCTGCTCGGGTGCAAGCAGCCCGCTGCCCAGGTCGGCCACCAGCGGCAGCTGTTTCTCAGCGGTCAGCGCCCGCAGCTCAGACACCGACACGGCGGAGGTGAAACCTTCCACCCGGAAGTTGCTTTGATGCACCTTGAGCACGCATCCGGTCTGCGGGCCGATCGCCTCGGCGTAGTCCTTCAGGTGGGTGCGGTTGGTGGTGCCGACCTCGCGCAGCCGGGCCCCGGTGGACGCGATCAGGTCGGGCAGCCGAAACCCGGCGCCGATCTCGATCAGTTCGCCGCGGCTCACGACGACTTCGCCGACGTCGAACTCGGCCTGGCCACCGCCCGCCAGCGCAGTGGTCGCCAACACCAGCGCCGCGGCCCCGTTGTTGACCACCAGCGCATCCTCGGCCGCCGGGCAAGCCTGCAGCAGCGCCTCGCGCAAGGCGACCCCCCGCTTCGACCGGGTGCCGCTGGCCAGGTCGAGTTCGACGTCGACATAGCCGCTCGCCGAAACCAGCGCATCGACCGCTCCACCGGACAACGGCGCGCGACCCAGGTTGGTGTGCACAACAACGCCGGTGGCGTTGAGCACGGGCCGCAACCTCGTACTGCGCTGGGCCGCTAGCGTCGCCACCACCGCGTCGGGCACCTGGTCCGGCGGCAGAACGCCCCGGCGAGCCCGGTCCTGGATTTCGCGCACCACGGCCCGGACGGCGTCCTGGCCCAACCGGTTTCGTGCCTCCCGCACCGACGGAAGCGACAGCAATTCGTCGGTGCGCGGAATCAGACGGCGCGGGTCGACCTGTGTCACTTACCTCCTCGACCTCCTCGGGTCTGCGTCTGGCGGAGGCGGACGGGAATCGAACCCGCCAGACCGAGATACTCGACCTCACCGGTTTTGAAGACCGGGGGGACCACCAGGAACCCAAACGCCTCCATGGACAACGTAGCTGGTCAGTAGCAATACCGAGTCGTCCGTAG
This Mycobacterium simiae DNA region includes the following protein-coding sequences:
- the selA gene encoding L-seryl-tRNA(Sec) selenium transferase, translating into MTQVDPRRLIPRTDELLSLPSVREARNRLGQDAVRAVVREIQDRARRGVLPPDQVPDAVVATLAAQRSTRLRPVLNATGVVVHTNLGRAPLSGGAVDALVSASGYVDVELDLASGTRSKRGVALREALLQACPAAEDALVVNNGAAALVLATTALAGGGQAEFDVGEVVVSRGELIEIGAGFRLPDLIASTGARLREVGTTNRTHLKDYAEAIGPQTGCVLKVHQSNFRVEGFTSAVSVSELRALTAEKQLPLVADLGSGLLAPEQLLPGEPDAATTLADGADIVTASGDKLLGGPQAGIVLGRAEVVQRLARHPLARAVRADKLTLAALEATIRAGGSPVAQALHADPGRLRERAQRLAETVGAAVVAHDGRVGGGGAPGVPLPGWAVQLPVAAAAALRVGEPAVLPRVHDGACLVDLRCIPESDDDRLLAAVSAALAAISEADR
- a CDS encoding NAD(P)/FAD-dependent oxidoreductase, translating into MIVVVGAGICGLAAAYELSRGGERVVVFERGEPFAEQSAGLARIFRIAHRRPALCRLAMRARDGWRRWESELGAGRLLGSEGFIAAAPPAATVAALTEAGADFSWLDGPGIQAHIPFVAAHWAAGVFDPLGGSLRIRRALTALAARVEIRRDRVVSLGDDGSVRLADGAVTRGDGVLVCAGAQTTELLGPLDVEFAPHTRFTYQGADATGAACLSAPEGYGLPLGSTGRWAFGQESPDPAGVRALFPSLSPVGQVDCVTVRAPWLDAGGDGWLAVRRGRVVGFVGSNLMKFGPVLGELLAQAALGDGLPGELAL
- the selB gene encoding selenocysteine-specific translation elongation factor; translation: MATAGHVDHGKSTLLRALTGMEPDRWEEEQRRGLTIDLGFAWTTLPSGREVAFVDVPGHQRFLANTLAGLGPAPVVCFVVAADEGWQAQSSDHRDALAALGIEHGLIAVTRADRAPDRAAAVLAQARDELAGTGLCDAPGVVVSAVTGIGLTELRDTLDEVLARLPAPETTARVRLWVDRSFTITGAGTVVTGTLTAGTVATGDRLELLGAEQRQSVVIRGLQSRGEPRPALGPVARVALNLRGVSRAVVQRGHALVTPDAWPSTGTLDVRRTTGGPLTEAPAQLVVHVGTAAVPARLRPFDADHARLTFGRQLPLVLGDRLVLRDPGGHRVLGGARVLDADPPALRRRGDGTRRAVTLSGMDAAGDLASEVARRGAVRASHLRRLGLPALQTTAPAGVRILDGWWVHGATYEAWQHRLRAAVEELHARDPLAEGISRGAARDLLALPDAALLDAVIRDAGLEQQGGHIRLAGARDDLGDAEVGVRKLEERLGADPFHAPEADDLAAWRLSARELAAAERAGRVLRLRDGVVLLPTAPALAMRELARLEQPFTTSAARQALGTTRRVAIPLLEHLDTRGWTRRVDAGHREVVR
- a CDS encoding SulP family inorganic anion transporter yields the protein MEQPERRATQRRSASLRERLDPVFRHDLSASLVVFLVALPLSLGIAIASNAPVLAGLIAAIVGGIVGGAIGGSPLQVSGPAAGLTVVVAELVGQFGWKITCFITVCAGIMQVLLGLSRVARAALAISPVVVHAMLAGIGITIALQQAHVLLGGESKSTAWNNVVELPHQIANAHKPGVLLGLVVIGIMVAWRWMPAKVAAVPGPLVAIVVVTAVSLAFPFRVSRIELDGSVLEAVQLPGIPQGNWAAVVVGIITVTLITSVQSLLTAVSIDRLHHGPRTDFDRELIGQGASNIVSGALGGLPIAGVIVRSAANVHAGAKTRASTIMHGVWILVFALPFAGLVEQIPTAALAGLLIVIGMQLLQPAHIESAMKTGDFTIYLVTVAAVVFLNLLHGVMIGFALAIALTGWRVIRTRIDAQFADDEWRVVVEGACTFLALPRLTRVLSSIPERTNVTVHLLVSYLDHAAHQAISDWQRQHHATGGTVEIHGAVEVGRSMPPQPAREGS
- a CDS encoding sensor histidine kinase, producing MRVLSLRTIVIVAQLGVIALVVTLGVWVWVGVTNDQYSQLDRRLDSVSSLGDIDTLLNSPQQSGPNRPTPDGNLVRTVRVGPVTVSLPSDIVLPKLANGYANTTINGVQYRVRTFEAGPASIALAAPLAEAQHRINELHLRVLLICAGVIGGTFLVGWVISLIMVNPFVLLARQARAINAQSSPDEVQVRGVREAVEIAEAVEQMLARIGNEQQRTRAALESARDFAAVASHELRTPLTAMRTNLEVLSTLELAAEQRQEVIGDVIRTQSRIEATLTALERLAQGELTTVDDFVPFDITELLDRAAHDALRIYPDVEVSLVPSPTVLMVGLPTGLRLVIDNAIANAVKHGGASKIQLTVGSSSKGVEIAIDDDGAGVPEDERTAVFARFSRGSTASRSGSGLGLALVAQQAELHGGTASLHASPLGGTRLLLQLAGDGRGPA